In Streptomyces sp. NBC_00433, a single genomic region encodes these proteins:
- a CDS encoding helix-turn-helix transcriptional regulator, whose protein sequence is MTPRLDYRWHLREVMATRGMFSTTDLRPLLAERGIDLSPSQTYRLVVERPERLSLKTLMALVDILGCSMDELIEPVAAAGTRRRHSAAAGGGPEPGKDNGLGDFRPKRARIVPE, encoded by the coding sequence GTGACGCCGAGGCTGGACTACCGCTGGCATCTGCGGGAGGTGATGGCCACCCGCGGAATGTTCTCAACCACCGACCTGCGCCCCCTGCTGGCCGAACGCGGCATCGACCTGTCGCCCAGCCAGACCTACCGCCTGGTGGTGGAACGGCCTGAGCGGTTGAGCCTGAAGACCCTCATGGCCCTGGTCGACATCCTGGGCTGCAGCATGGACGAGCTCATCGAGCCCGTCGCGGCGGCCGGTACGCGACGCCGTCACAGCGCCGCGGCTGGCGGTGGACCGGAGCCCGGGAAGGACAACGGGCTCGGCGACTTCCGGCCCAAGCGGGCCCGGATCGTGCCCGAATAG
- a CDS encoding DUF317 domain-containing protein, with product MSRRQPRWGPAVVGEVPQQHYLVRPRHLAGGGDLIHITGYLAGAGWKNRTDTSGSPLCFESPDTSVRVGYHSRTSPPMWVISGNPPGRPAWNATLGAAVPVEILAGLTDALAGPRPAHAPDVLGQATARGWKPGKGEHPGAEHPDGTASLQYRREGDTAMWWATAQTPATDGHSIPLWTAGFSEHTPLHAVEAFAATLADPQPVLRPPGRIPFATAPHTATTAYAVLPSQLAAWRQTRTAAGRAAAWARSARTFTAHLRPRPARILQTVPLPPRPTPPPRPAVPPRPAHPPRSR from the coding sequence ATGAGCCGGCGGCAACCGCGCTGGGGACCGGCCGTTGTCGGCGAAGTCCCCCAGCAGCACTACCTGGTGCGGCCCCGGCACCTGGCCGGCGGCGGAGACCTCATCCACATCACGGGCTACCTGGCCGGGGCGGGCTGGAAGAACCGCACCGACACGTCCGGCTCGCCGCTCTGCTTCGAAAGCCCCGACACGTCCGTGCGGGTCGGCTACCACTCCCGCACCAGCCCGCCGATGTGGGTCATCTCCGGCAACCCGCCCGGCCGGCCCGCCTGGAACGCCACCCTCGGCGCCGCGGTCCCGGTGGAGATCCTCGCCGGCCTGACCGATGCCCTCGCCGGCCCCCGCCCCGCCCACGCACCCGACGTCCTCGGCCAGGCCACCGCCCGCGGGTGGAAGCCCGGCAAGGGTGAGCACCCCGGCGCCGAGCATCCCGACGGCACCGCGAGCCTGCAGTACCGCCGCGAAGGCGACACCGCGATGTGGTGGGCCACAGCCCAGACACCGGCAACTGACGGCCACAGTATTCCGCTGTGGACGGCCGGTTTCTCCGAGCACACCCCACTGCACGCCGTGGAAGCATTCGCCGCCACCCTCGCCGACCCCCAGCCGGTCCTGCGCCCGCCGGGCCGGATCCCCTTCGCCACCGCCCCGCACACCGCGACCACCGCGTACGCGGTGCTGCCCTCCCAGCTCGCCGCCTGGCGCCAGACCCGTACCGCCGCAGGGCGCGCGGCGGCCTGGGCCCGCTCCGCCCGCACGTTCACCGCCCACCTGCGCCCCCGCCCAGCACGGATCCTTCAGACAGTTCCGCTGCCGCCACGTCCCACCCCACCACCACGCCCGGCCGTCCCGCCGCGCCCTGCTCACCCGCCAAGGAGCCGATGA
- a CDS encoding NACHT domain-containing protein: protein MLVLMLGGGTAGVLAIVWCWLTGRTSLADAGVSALGLVFGLASLAVSWLAYRGAGESFPAIDSSASVEEFAVAVRSQWDAEARVRRLNDPYPLPVSWRPADSGLTESWSALLRLNRAAIPAVLASTGDDIGELFLQRLPGRRLIVLGQPGSGKTMLLLRLALELLEQRPAGGPVPVIFALASWDPHTQDLESWMAERLAVDYPAFAGPGQSVGRAQTLLEHRLVVPLLDGLDELAPRSRAAALDAINQALPPGRPLVLSSRLAEYRTALRPSSGVPVRLSGAAGIELQPVDAVAAAAYLRRDAGGTGTESAGRWERVCSQLGSGAPVAVALSTPLALFLARTIYNPRPGEGPEHLPGLVHDRVTSELACPVGRVGRMSLCPSLIRKSSVRTSCGSRGTAARA, encoded by the coding sequence GTGCTGGTGCTCATGCTGGGTGGTGGCACAGCAGGGGTTCTGGCCATCGTGTGGTGCTGGCTGACGGGCCGGACTTCGCTGGCCGATGCGGGAGTGAGCGCGCTGGGTCTCGTGTTCGGCCTGGCTTCTCTGGCTGTGTCGTGGTTGGCTTACCGGGGTGCGGGAGAGAGTTTCCCGGCAATCGATTCCAGTGCGTCCGTGGAAGAGTTCGCGGTGGCGGTGCGCAGCCAATGGGATGCCGAGGCGCGGGTACGGCGGCTCAATGACCCTTACCCGTTGCCGGTGTCCTGGCGTCCCGCTGACAGCGGCCTAACCGAGTCCTGGTCAGCTCTGCTTCGCTTGAACAGGGCGGCTATTCCGGCTGTTCTCGCCAGCACCGGGGACGACATCGGTGAGCTGTTCTTGCAGCGCCTGCCCGGCCGCCGTCTTATCGTGCTGGGCCAGCCCGGCTCGGGCAAGACGATGCTTCTGCTGCGGCTTGCACTGGAGCTTTTGGAGCAGCGGCCTGCTGGTGGCCCGGTTCCTGTCATTTTTGCACTGGCTTCGTGGGATCCGCACACGCAAGATCTGGAGAGCTGGATGGCCGAGCGCCTTGCGGTTGACTACCCAGCCTTCGCCGGGCCCGGCCAGTCGGTCGGCCGTGCCCAGACCCTGCTGGAACACCGGCTGGTCGTGCCGCTTTTGGACGGCCTGGACGAGTTGGCCCCACGCTCTCGTGCGGCTGCTTTGGACGCGATAAACCAGGCGCTGCCACCAGGCCGCCCGCTGGTGCTGTCCAGCCGTCTGGCCGAATACAGGACGGCACTGCGTCCCTCGTCGGGAGTTCCGGTACGTCTCAGCGGCGCGGCCGGTATTGAACTGCAGCCGGTGGACGCTGTGGCTGCGGCGGCCTACTTGCGCCGTGACGCGGGCGGCACCGGTACGGAGTCTGCTGGGCGCTGGGAGCGCGTGTGCTCCCAGCTCGGTTCCGGCGCTCCCGTCGCAGTGGCGCTATCCACCCCGTTAGCGCTCTTTCTGGCCCGGACAATCTACAACCCCCGTCCAGGAGAGGGTCCTGAACATCTCCCGGGTCTGGTGCACGATCGGGTGACGTCTGAACTGGCTTGCCCTGTGGGGCGGGTGGGAAGGATGTCGCTGTGCCCAAGCCTTATCCGGAAGAGTTCCGTCAGGACGTCGTGCGGGTCGCGAGGAACCGCGGCCCGGGCGTGA
- a CDS encoding tyrosine-type recombinase/integrase, translating into MLGAELREASAQLVLLQGVSLLHPEDAVFEAMTEGWGRQQRGGRRLQPDTISDRQSVVRRFAEYTNAYPWQWSASDLDEWMTYLIAELKRAESTIRSYQSAIRMFCDYITSPHYQWPAECETRFGVHPVQICHEWNTAAHLSDYEGGAERRPMTREEIQLFLDHADAQVNRSIRLGRKGALAAYRDATVFKLMYGWGTRCTETSRLDITDFYRNPKAPELGNFGSLHVRYGKRTKGSPPRRRTTLSVMPWAVEAVEDYVLNARPRYAAAPEQSALWLTERGGRLQAREIEDRFATYRDALGLDKALVPHCLRHSHVTHQIEDGAAPAFVQRQVGHRYASTTALYTGVSGDFMNTMMRKVLDSALQGGQ; encoded by the coding sequence GTGCTCGGAGCGGAACTGCGGGAGGCTTCAGCGCAGCTCGTGCTGCTCCAGGGCGTGTCTTTGCTGCATCCCGAGGACGCGGTCTTCGAGGCGATGACCGAAGGCTGGGGACGCCAGCAGCGCGGCGGGCGCCGACTGCAGCCGGACACGATCAGTGACCGGCAGAGCGTGGTGCGGCGCTTCGCCGAGTACACCAACGCCTATCCGTGGCAGTGGTCGGCTTCCGATCTCGACGAGTGGATGACGTACCTGATCGCCGAGTTGAAGCGGGCGGAGTCGACGATCCGCAGCTACCAGAGCGCGATCCGGATGTTCTGCGACTACATCACCTCGCCGCACTACCAGTGGCCGGCCGAGTGCGAAACCCGCTTCGGGGTCCACCCGGTGCAGATCTGCCACGAGTGGAACACCGCCGCGCACCTGTCCGACTACGAAGGCGGCGCCGAGCGGCGACCGATGACGCGCGAGGAGATCCAGCTCTTCCTCGACCACGCGGACGCCCAGGTCAACCGGTCGATCAGGCTAGGGCGCAAGGGAGCACTCGCGGCCTACCGGGACGCCACCGTGTTCAAGCTGATGTACGGCTGGGGCACACGCTGCACCGAGACCTCCCGGCTGGACATCACCGACTTCTACCGCAACCCGAAAGCCCCGGAGCTGGGCAACTTCGGTTCGCTGCACGTGCGTTACGGCAAACGGACCAAGGGTTCGCCACCGCGCCGACGCACGACGCTCAGCGTCATGCCCTGGGCAGTGGAAGCGGTCGAGGACTACGTGCTCAACGCCCGGCCCCGCTACGCGGCTGCCCCCGAACAGTCGGCGCTGTGGCTGACCGAACGCGGCGGGCGTCTGCAGGCCCGCGAGATCGAGGACCGGTTCGCGACCTACCGTGACGCGCTGGGCCTGGACAAGGCCCTGGTCCCGCACTGCCTTCGGCACAGCCACGTGACCCACCAGATCGAGGACGGCGCGGCCCCGGCATTCGTCCAGCGGCAGGTCGGCCACCGCTACGCCTCCACGACCGCGCTCTATACCGGAGTGAGCGGGGACTTCATGAACACGATGATGCGCAAGGTCTTGGACAGCGCCCTCCAGGGCGGACAGTAG